The following proteins are encoded in a genomic region of Pungitius pungitius chromosome 19, fPunPun2.1, whole genome shotgun sequence:
- the zgc:112982 gene encoding uncharacterized protein zgc:112982 produces MSRPRSGSPRYRRFPWDEPNFNPPKAVTELEGSPSERSRRSREDLEEHWTSFREDMHHEAQRRSPPFPEDRQFGHQRPASQEEFYRRRLSPHHSVASFDGERRPSPLQDGAGGRGRGGRGGERRRGGFRELFQRYENRTTLSQSPLRLARETLPATPLCHSDHQQREAGVGWRKGEQGRGRGRFRDLSPVVRLHDQRGGAGRERGRRPAQGPNRERRREDSPQERNPAFKRQRREMDDGAHLGYRDEEDFGEQRYSVDSPRDELGGGARRSEPLVVEHDHGAGGGPRWEQFADRGDVDPDFDPDFNRQRSPRPAGVSQERFRPQGHRGDARGRHFQDSWGDSDYHEGRRDPAPQGGPPPPRHAPVNHRGRGAPLPARGQSGRIQPRSQSSQGYQEPPPGGPGGQPFRGDAYEDPRDGEPDWADEDGPQQWEPRRAGGPERPPQRSDLDPKMPRQRGWAEERRNHMTEETLTIKVDMSRPAKNHSSLCTSSDRQLSLDLVNVGRQRLDFLPMLEHSGTYRESTSSSGTFAQEIITLVHQVKDQYFRGNGLSLNQRFSEPQKGGFHEDGSEELTLDERFSSNRGFSLNLNSLLDEDEPLFSRLEPLQPVRGPGDLRHDLERRRQERLEGVKVTISGSNVSQRPLGPSGESGFDYSDQDQASPMEDGGVSFWAEAPGRRREGPTGPRRGGPYAPQHRNTEPGIRLGPMRHQNHGSHPPGPSW; encoded by the exons ATGTCACGACCACGGTCCGGCTCGCCACGATACAG GAGGTTCCCGTGGGACGAACCGAACTTCAATCCTCCCAAAGCCGTCACAGAACTCGAGGGGAGTCCGTCTGAGAGGAGCCGGCGCTCCCGAGAAGACCTCGAAGAGCACTGGACCTCCTTCAGGGAGGACATGCACCACGAGGCCCAGAGGAGGAGCCCTCCTTTCCCAGAGGACCGGCAGTTTGGGCACCAGCGCCCCGCGAGCCAGGAAGAGTTTTACCGCCGCAGGCTGTCGCCACATCACAGTGTGGCGAGCTTTGATGGAGAGCGAAGGCCTTCCCCTCTGCAGgacggagcaggaggaagaggaagaggaggaagaggaggagagaggcgcAGAGGAGGCTTTAGAGAGCTATTCCAGAGATATGAAAACAGGACCACGTTGTCTCAGTCGCCGCTGAGGCTGGCGAGGGAGACGTTGCCGGCAACGCCGCTGTGTCACTCGgaccaccagcagagggaggcgggggTCGGCTGGAGGAAAGGGGAGCAGGGCAGAGGCCGGGGGAGGTTCAGGGACCTCAGTCCCGTCGTGAGGTTGCACGACCAAAGAGGGGGAGCaggtagggagagaggaaggaggcccGCACAGGGTCCCAACAGAGAGCGGCGAAGAGAGGACTCCCCTCAGGAGAGGAACCCCGCCTTTAAAAGGCAAAGGAGGGAAATGGATGACGGCGCTCACCTTGG GTACAGGGATGAGGAGGACTTTGGGGAGCAGCGTTACTCGGTGGACTCCCCCAGGGACGAGCTCGGAGGAGGCGCCCGGCGCTCGGAGCCGCTCGTCGTGGAGCATGATcacggcgcggggggggggccgcggtGGGAACAGTTTGCCGATCGCGGAGATGTCGACCCCGACTTTGACCCCGACTTCAACCGACAGAGGAGCCCCCGCCCGGCCGGCGTCTCCCAGGAGCGCTTTAGGCCGCAGGGCCATCGAGGGGACGCCAGAGGACGCCATTTCCAAGACAGCTGGGGGGACTCTGACTATCACGAAGGCAGGAGGGACCCCGCGCCGCagggaggacccccccccccgaggcacgCGCCCGTGAACCACCGGGGGAGGGGCGCCCCCCTCCCGGCCAGGGGGCAGTCGGGAAGGATTCAGCCGCGCTCACAGTCCTCTCAAGGATACCAAGAGCCTCCCccaggggggccgggggggcagCCCTTCAGGGGAGACGCCTACGAGGACCCCCGGGACGGAGAGCCCGACTGGGCAGACGAAGACGGACCTCAGCAGTGGGAACCCCGCCGGGCCGGAGGCCCCGAGCGGCCCCCCCAGAGGAGCGACTTGGACCCTAAAATGCCCCGGCAGAGGGGGTGGGCCGAGGAGAGAAGAAACCACATGACCGAGGAAACGCTCACCATCAAAGTGGACATGAGCCGACCTGCCAAGAACCACAG ctCGCTGTGCACCTCCTCGGACCGCCAGCTCTCATTGGACCTGGTCAACGTGGGCCGCCAGCGGCTGGACTTCCTGCCCATGCTGGAGCATTCTGGGACGTACCGCGAGTCCACCAGCAGCTCCGGCACCTTCGCCCAGGAGATCATCACGCTGGTgcaccaggtcaaag ATCAGTACTTCAGAGGCAACGGGCTCAGCCTCAACCAGCGGTTCTCTGAGCCTCAGAAAGGCGGCTTCCATGAAGACGGCTCGGAGGAGCTGACGCTGGACGAGCGGTTCAGCTCGAACCG AGGCTTCAGCTTGAACCTGAACTCCCTGCTGGACGAGGACGAGCCGCTCTTCTCCCGACTGGAGCCGCTGCAG CCGGTCCGAGGCCCGGGCGACCTGAGGCACGACCtcgagaggaggaggcaggagaggcTGGAGGGGGTCAAGGTCACGATATCGGGCAGCAACGTGTCACAGCGCCCCCTGGGGCCCAGCGG CGAGTCGGGCTTCGACTACAGCGACCAGGACCAAGCGTCTCCGATGGAGGACGGGGGCGTCTCCTTCTGGGCCGAGGCGCCGGGCCGGAGACGAGAAGGACCCACG GGGCCGAGGAGAGGAGGTCCTTACGCCCCCCAGCACAGGAACACTGAGCCCGGGATCCGGCTCGGGCCGATGAGGCATCAGAACCACGGCAGCCACCCCCCAG GGCCCAGCTGGTGA